The sequence GACAAGGTTCAGGCCAGACGAAAGCTAGCAAGCGGTCATAGATGGGGAACCGCAGGCGGCAGGATTTGAAAGCCACCGCCATCCCCTAGGGGATGGCACATAGAAGTGCTTGATGTTTAGAAAAGCAACAAATATGACATTATGTTAACAGGGTCGAACAGTGGCAAAAGTCACTGATGAAATAACAATATTAATTGTACAAGGAGTTAAATAAACATATGAAGGAAAATTTTAATGCCACTAATATAGAAGAGTTGCTTCAATTCTTTAGAAAACACCTATTAGAAAATGATAAAAGCGCAGGAACCTGCGAAACTTACTGCACTAATGTCCGTCTTTTTGCAGAATATATTTCGGAAACTTTTGCTGAAGAATTCGACCCAAGAAAAATTAGTCCTTTGGATATAAGAGAATATCGAAACTACCTGTTAAATGTTAAAAACCTGTCTGTTAATACAGTCAATAACCGTATCTCTACACTGAATGAATTTTATAAGTATCTCACCGATAAAAAAGTTGTATCTGCAAATCCTGTAGAAAAAATAAGAAAGATTAAAATGCAGTCACCTCCTAAACGAGTTACAATTGATGACTTGATGTTTAAGCGGCTACGCAGGCAATTTGAGCACTATGGCAGAGAGGTAGAAAAAGTCATTTTCTTTTTGTTATTTTTAACAGGAGTCCGTGTATCAGAATTAATAAACATTAAGGTTGATGACATTGTAATTAATCCCCGCAGTGGTATATTAAAAGTCCAGTCTGGTAAAGGTATGAAATATAGAGAAATATAATGCTCCCCATTGTCAAGACAGTTTTTTAGCTTTTCTAAGTTAGCTCTCCTTTCTTAATTTTGTATAATCTTTACAACTGTGCACTCTGTTGGAGGATGTCAAGGGCGAGCGTAAGCGAGTTCATCTTGACCCTTGACATCCTTTGGACATATATCCTTTTGCTTTCCGGTCTGTTATGACAGACCGGCTGCCTTCCGGTGAGGACGGGGTTTGGGGCGGAGCCCCATAATTCTATACAACTGCCAGTAGCTGGTCATATCCTCCAAAGTAATACTCTGCCGGTGTTTTGTAATCCAATGACTGGTGCGGTCTCCTATGGTTATAGTGCTCCACATATTCCTTTGTGATTTGTCTAAGTTGTTGTACCGTTTCGCACTCTTCAAGATAAAGTTTCTCCCACTTGTAGGAACGGAAAAATCGTTCTATCCTTTGGTTGTCTAATGCTCTTCCTTTTTCATCCATAGATATTTTGATACCGTTATTTTTTAATAGATTTATGTAATCATCACTGGTAAACTGTGAGCCTTGATCACTGTTCATGATTTCAGGCTTGCCATATCGCTTTATGGCCTTTTGGATTGCTTCTATGACGAATGTCTTATCAAGAGTGTTTGATAGTTCAAACCCAACAATATACCGAGAATACCAGTCTATTATTGCAACCATATACATGAAACCGCGTTTCATTCGGCAATAGGTCACATCTATGGACCATACCTGATTAGGATGATCAATTTTCAAGTTTCTCAACAGATATGGATACAAATTCTTACCATGTATTCGTTTGCTGAGGTTGGGGCCAGGACAGAATCCATGTATGCCCATTTCCCTCATATAACGCCGGGTCCGTTTTCGATTGATATGAATGTGATAATCCTTGTTCAATATACTTGTCATCCTGCGATAGCCATATTCCGGATAAGACGCGTAAATTTCATCAATGATACGCTTAATCAGGTATTCCTCCTCATTTACCGGAGCAGGCTTGTAGTAAACGCTCGTACGGTTTAAGCTCAATAATTCTGCTTGCCTTGTTATGCTGAGTTTCTTCTCATTTCTATCAATCATTTTCATGCGGTCTTCTCGGGATTTAGAGGAGGCCAGATTTTTTTTTAAGCCAGGCAACCTCATATGATAGTTGACCAATTTGCTTAAGCAGTTCGTCCTTCTCCTTTTCATACGACTGTTTGACCTTCTCTACTTCATCAGTTTCCTTGCTGAATACTCTGCCCGCATTGCTTATGAATTCAGTCTTCCAGCGACTTAACAGGTTTGGATGAATTCCATATTCTGCAGCAATCTCATTCAGCGTTCTTTCTCCCTTGATGACCTCAATCACTATTTTTGCTTTTTGTTCAGGTGTAAAATGTTTTCTCTTTTCCATAGTTCCATTCTAACTTATTTGGGCTGTTTTGTCTGTCTTAATTTTTGGTATCATTATAAAATACCACTTAATGCTACATGCAGGCAGGTAATTAATAATTACCTTGAGTACCGGAAATCTAAAGGCATTAAATCTCCATATTTAATTACCACAGAACGTTCTGCAAAGGCCTGTCGCAGCAGTATTAATAAAATCCTTAAAAAACATGGTAACAAAATAGGCTTTCCTGAAATAAGCCCCCATGTAGCAAGAAGGTATTTCTTAACAAAAGTTCTAGAAGTCTCTGATATCAGTACTGCTATGGAACTGGCAGGGCATAATTCCGTACAAACTACCATCAAGTACGTACCAAGTACTGAAAAACGCAAGCAGGATGCTGTAACTAAAATAACTAATGATATTGATTAATCTCTTAGTGATACCTTGTTTCACAAACTTTTATAAAAGAGTGGTTATATTTAATCCGCCACTCTTTTTAATATTTTTGTATTTATATACTTGGGAAACAGCAATCTTATATATATTTTAATTATACACAATTCAATCATATCTATTAGTACTAAACGGTGTAACCTATTAATATTTATCATGTAACCAAAACTTTAATACCTTATAACTATACCAAACCTAGTGATACCAAGGATGTAACCAATGTAACTATAATTTATGCACTAACACATAAGAAATATTTATTATTTATGTTTTACTGAATATCCAGACAAACTTTTATATTTATTACATATATATAAATAATAGTTACAATAGTTACATTGCTAATATTACTAGGTTTAAGATAGTTACTTTTAAGTTACTTAATAGTTACATTCCCAGTAAAATGGTTACATCAGTATGTGTGAGTCACGTTTTTTATTGGTTTCGGGGTACTAAGTTTGGAATATAATAAATATGTAAAAGAGCCTCCACTTTTTAAAGGAGGCTCTTACACTTATTCTACCAGTGCAGAAATATCAAGAATCTCTCTTAACTTAGCAATATCAAGTGTATATGCTTTTACAGGCTTATCAGCAGAGTTGGCTGTATTGAACCTTACTGTTTTGTAGTCAGAGAAATACTCTTTTGTTCTTAATTGCTTTCTGAATTGAGGAAGGGATAAAACTTCCACATCTAATATGTTATGTTCTCTTACATACTTTGTAAATTTATCATATAAAGGACTAATATTCAGTGCCAACTCAGTACCCTGATTTATAACCTGATAATCATTACCCCTTATAAGTACCCCTGATTCTTCCATACGACAGATAACCTCTAGAATTTTCTCTATGCTTCCTTTAGCCTCATTTTGCCCATCAAGCAGGTAGTCATGAACTCCACTTAAAACAGAATTGAAGAGTTCTTGAATGCTATAGCCTACCTGTTTCTCAAAGTTCATATTCAGAGAATCATATACATCCTTGAGAAGGAGCAATCCCTGCATACAATTTGCAATAGAATTCTTAACTCTGGATGGTAAACTTAAATTTATCCTTTCTTCAATTGCTCTATGCCTTCTTATCAATTCATCAGGCTCTATTTTTAATGCTTGGTTTAATAGGCTTCTTCCAAGCATTCTTAGTTCTCTTGAACGCCGTTTTAGCATTTTAAATCGTCCTTGAATAACCTCATCCCTAATATTCGCTTTAGAGTACAAGACTTCCAGACTGCGTTCCTTTATAGCAGTTTCATCGAAGCCCATTTCC comes from Acetivibrio thermocellus ATCC 27405 and encodes:
- a CDS encoding tyrosine-type recombinase/integrase: MKENFNATNIEELLQFFRKHLLENDKSAGTCETYCTNVRLFAEYISETFAEEFDPRKISPLDIREYRNYLLNVKNLSVNTVNNRISTLNEFYKYLTDKKVVSANPVEKIRKIKMQSPPKRVTIDDLMFKRLRRQFEHYGREVEKVIFFLLFLTGVRVSELINIKVDDIVINPRSGILKVQSGKGMKYREI
- a CDS encoding IS3-like element IS120 family transposase (programmed frameshift), which translates into the protein MEKRKHFTPEQKAKIVIEVIKGERTLNEIAAEYGIHPNLLSRWKTEFISNAGRVFSKETDEVEKVKQSYEKEKDELLKQIGQLSYEVAWLKKNLASSKSREDRMKMIDRNEKKLSITRQAELLSLNRTSVYYKPAPVNEEEYLIKRIIDEIYASYPEYGYRRMTSILNKDYHIHINRKRTRRYMREMGIHGFCPGPNLSKRIHGKNLYPYLLRNLKIDHPNQVWSIDVTYCRMKRGFMYMVAIIDWYSRYIVGFELSNTLDKTFVIEAIQKAIKRYGKPEIMNSDQGSQFTSDDYINLLKNNGIKISMDEKGRALDNQRIERFFRSYKWEKLYLEECETVQQLRQITKEYVEHYNHRRPHQSLDYKTPAEYYFGGYDQLLAVV
- a CDS encoding tyrosine-type recombinase/integrase, yielding MFSLFHSSILTYLGCFVCLNFWYHYKIPLNATCRQVINNYLEYRKSKGIKSPYLITTERSAKACRSSINKILKKHGNKIGFPEISPHVARRYFLTKVLEVSDISTAMELAGHNSVQTTIKYVPSTEKRKQDAVTKITNDID